A window of the Candida orthopsilosis Co 90-125, chromosome 1 draft sequence genome harbors these coding sequences:
- a CDS encoding Tpk1 catalytic subunit of cAMP-dependent protein kinase (PKA) (isoform of Tpk2p) has translation MASAHQQDSTTQSLHNMSLNDTTTEPVQQPSNNNIYASNSPTLDNNNNNNNNNSDNNTRGAGLQGFNNNNSSSNNTSNSNLANSNGTTGQTTNNTTTTITTASNDAKSIPKPNSNNNSKPNLSSQNSSSNSLTKKVSRHAHKDTTTKGKYSLNDFQILRTLGTGSFGRVHLTRSIHNGRFYAMKVLKKERVVNMKQVEHTNDERRMLKLAQHPFIIRMWGTFQDCHNLFMIMDYIEGGELFSLLRKSQRFPTPVAKFYAAETFLAIEYLHNLDIIYRDLKPENILLDKNGHIKLTDFGFAKEVQDVTYTLCGTPDYIAPEVVATKPYNKSVDWWSFGILIFEMLTGYTPFYDPTPMKTYENILNGTITYPDYLPPDILDLLQKLIVKDLTQRLGNLQGGSNDVKNHPWFKEVIWERLLSRDIETPYEPPITSGVGDTSQFDKYPEDKDLDYGISGVEDPYRDMFQDF, from the coding sequence ATGGCATCAGCACATCAACAGGATTCAACTACACAATCACTTCATAATATGAGTTTGAATGATACAACAACCGAACCAGTGCAACAGCCACTGAACAATAATATATATGCGTCTAATTCACCAACACTAGataataacaacaataacaataacaacaacagcgACAACAACACACGCGGTGCGGGCTTGCAAGGTTTtaataacaacaatagtAGTAGCAACAACACTAGTAACAGTAACCTTGCTAATAGTAATGGCACAACTGgacaaacaacaaacaacacTACAACAACCATAACCACCGCTAGCAATGACGCCAAAAGTATACCTAAACCAaactccaacaacaattccaaGCCCAATCTAAGTAGTCAAAACAGCTCATCAAACTCACTAACTAAAAAAGTATCTCGACATGCACACAAGgacacaacaacaaaaggcAAATATAGTCTTaatgattttcaaattttacGAACATTAGGAACAGGGTCATTTGGACGAGTTCATTTAACTAGATCAATTCATAATGGACGTTTTTATGCCATgaaagtattgaaaaaagaacgAGTTGTCAATATGAAACAAGTTGAACATACCAATGATGAACGAAGAATGTTAAAATTAGCCCAACATCCATTTATAATTCGAATGTGGGGCACATTTCAAGATTGCCATAATTTATTCATGATTATGGATTATATAGAAGGAGGTGAATTATTCTCATTATTACGAAAATCACAACGGTTCCCTACGCCAGTGGCTAAATTTTATGCTGCGGAAACTTTCCTAGCTATCGAATATTTACATAATTTGGACATTATTTATCGTGATTTAAAACCAGAAAATATCTTGTTGGACAAAAACGGACATATCAAATTGACTGATTTTGGGTTTGCCAAGGAAGTTCAAGATGTAACTTATACATTATGTGGTACTCCTGATTATATTGCTCCTGAAGTTGTTGCTACAAAGCCATATAACAAGTCAGTTGATTGGTGGTCTTTTGgaatattgatttttgaaatgttgaCTGGATATACTCCATTTTATGATCCAACTCCAATGAAAACTTATGAAAATATCTTGAATGGTACAATTACCTATCCTGATTATTTACCACCCGACATTTTGGATcttttacaaaaattgattgttaaAGATTTAACTCAAAGATTGGGTAATTTACAAGGTGGATCCAATGATGTCAAGAATCATCCTTGGTTTAAAGAAGTCATATGGGAACGATTATTATCTCGAGATATTGAAACTCCTTATGAACCGCCTATTACTTCAGGTGTGGGTGATACTTCCCAATTTGACAAGTATCCAGAAGATAAAGATTTGGATTATGGTATAAGTGGGGTGGAAGATCCTTATCGAGATATGTTTCAAGATTTttaa